ATTGGTATGGAAGATTTTGATGAAGTATTTCAACATACGCAATTAGACCTCGGTGTTATTAATACATACATAAGGTATATCCAATCTACTTTGTTtaattaattgaacaattcatttaCTCATTTCAAATGTTAATGAGGTCTTTTATTTAAGGTTTTTGTATGAAAAATTGATGCGCCCGAGTGGATTGGAGCAAAGATTCGCTTTCTTATCTCCCTTGAATACAAACTTAGGGTTAATCATACATAAACCATATGAAGTCATGGTGTATGTACTCGAGCGCTTTATGGCCAGCATAGATTCAGAAAAGTTGTTCTTTTTACCGCTTAATACCGACAACGAGTTAGATTTTCATTCTAAATTCATCTattgtaatttttcatattttgacaTTGTGTAGAAAGTTTTCATCTCACATTTGTTTAATCTTACAGTGGACATTGGTTGTTGGTCGCGATTAATCCTATCAGAGAAGTTGTATATTATATGGATTCCTTACACAATGGTCCAAGTACATATGAAGCTatgaagaagatggttgatacgtaagtgagattgttctaaatatttgtgtgtatatttatttatttatttatttatgtgaattgtTCAAAATATGCGTTTATGTTTTATTAGTGCTATACAAGTTTTCCGagcacaaagaggtaatcaagtaCCAAAGAGTAAATCCAACAACATTACATGAATTATAATAGaggtatattaattaattatcacaattttgattatattaataGGGATGATACTTGATAAAACTTAGGTCTTATCCATATTTTCTTTTCATGTGTAGTGTCCTGGGCAGCGTAATGAAGTAGATTGCGGTTTTTACATGttgaggtttataaaagaaattctTCTTATGGATCGAATAGAGATTCCATCCAAGGTATGGATTTCTAACTTAggagttattttaatatttaacacatatttctcatataattaaatagttttaacttaaacatactatgttatattattatgtagtactttgatgaattCAAGCGTGCTTATTACTCAAGTTCTCAGTTGGATGGACTTAAGGAGGATTGGTGTAAATTCATGATTGAGTTGAAAATTATATGAGGTATATTGTAATCTTACTttaattgatgagaattttgagtatattcaagttttgcaattttgttgttgtttgtcatgtggtaaattatattttgtttgaatCATGGTATGAATTACAATATTTTGGTGTTGTTTCAGGTTATATGTGTAGATGTAGAAGATAGAGATGAATAGATTTTGTAATGGTATATGATGGTGCAAACAAAATATGGCATATCTTTTggtgttgttttttttgtaaaagtaaaTATATGTACAAGAGTAATAATATATATAAGTACATTGGTGTAAATGTATATGGTATATTTTGGTATTGTTTTTAATTGGATTGAAGCTCCAATTTGTGAAAATTTGGTGAAATTTGTAATGGTATATACAGGTGTAAAATGTGGTGAAAACCTGGTGCAAATATGGTTAAATCTGTGCATATAAAATTGTATATTTCAAAaagcgtttttttttaaaatattatattaaaaatttcgtGGATATTAGACAGCGCTTTGAAAAAGTGCTGCCTAAAGGGGGCTTTAGACAACGCTTTTACAATAAAAGCGTTGCGTAAAGaagcattttttaaattttgtttcagAAAAGCGCTGGCTAAAGGggtcctttagcagcgctttaaaAGTAAAAGCGCTGGCTAAAGAGGACCTTTAGCAACGCTTTCAAAGTAAAAGCACTGGCTAAGGGGGTCCTTTAGAAGCGCTTTCATAGTAAAAACGCTGGCTAAAGGGGGGCCTTAAGCAGCGCTTTCAAAGTAAAAGCAGTGGCTAAAGGGGGGCTTTAGCAACGCTTCAAAAAAAAGCGCTGGCTAAAGGGGGCCTTTAGCAGTGCTTTCAAAGTAAAATGGGTGCCTGAAGGGGTTATTTAACAGCGCTTTTACCTTCAAAAAAAGCGTTGTCTTTAACTACAGCAGCGCTGgaatagacagcgctttaaagcgctgtctaaggtCTTCTTTGGCGTAGTGATTATTGGAAAAAAAACCTGTTAAAATATATATCAATTAAGACTTTTCTAAAAAGTTGTGGGTTCCCTTTTATGCATAATTATTAGATCCATAGCTTGATCATATGGAACCCTGTTTTGTTGAAGTGATTAAAGCTAAAAGATAACAATTATGGTTTGTCTTTGATGATATAACAATTATGGTTTGCCTTTGATGATATGCTTTTGATGATGGAAACTTAAAGGACAACATGAAATACAACATGTATGAAAAATTGTATGAGAACTTAAATGATGAAAACCTTTGCAACCTATGAGGATTCAGCTATGACATGCAGTTAAAGATGCAAGCAGACAAATTAGGATTAGGTGATTACTACAAACATCCGCTAATGATGAAATTTAACTTGAAGATATCTCAAGCCTCACATCTCCAAGCATATTCAAACATGAAGCTTCAAAGTGTGAAAAGAGGAAGTGTAAAATCTCATACAGTCGCATCTGAGTGAATCATGTTCGTAAAAACACAAGAGCATCCTTGTAAAGTTATATGGATAAATCAAACAcacatttaaatatatttaaagccTTTGTTTCTCAAAGAATACATACTAAAAATTATGGATTTATGTGCTTACAGGTAATGAAGATAAGCATATGAAGTTTTGAT
This genomic stretch from Vicia villosa cultivar HV-30 ecotype Madison, WI unplaced genomic scaffold, Vvil1.0 ctg.000455F_1_1, whole genome shotgun sequence harbors:
- the LOC131628454 gene encoding uncharacterized protein LOC131628454, translated to MSQSEVLLVAFTLLVAGAAQHYHRDVSDATLVGDAIGSFVTWPSSLISVDDETPTKSKSKDKGIPRKIESVATIKEIEDVSREMSDIAKGNTHLVPMEDDIFGFQYAEVIGMEDFDEVFQHTQLDLGVINTYISGHWLLVAINPIREVVYYMDSLHNGPSTYEAMKKMVDTAIQVFRAQRGNQCPGQRNEVDCGFYMLRFIKEILLMDRIEIPSKYFDEFKRAYYSSSQLDGLKEDWCKFMIELKII